A single Hippocampus zosterae strain Florida chromosome 1, ASM2543408v3, whole genome shotgun sequence DNA region contains:
- the taf6l gene encoding TAF6-like RNA polymerase II p300/CBP-associated factor-associated factor 65 kDa subunit 6L: MAEREERRFAEVSRESIKLMAESAGVELSDDVAALLAEDVCYRLREATQGSSHFMRHAKRRKLTVEDFNRALRWSNVEVICGYGSQDALPFRSVKEGELFFTEEREVNLVELALATNIPKGCAETMVRVSVSYLDGKGNVEPQGMVPSAVQSLSEDLLKYYQQITRAILGDDPHLMKVALLDLQSNSKIAALLPYFVYVISGVKSVSHDLEQLNRLLHMVKSLVQNPYLYLGSYVRSLVSSVMYCILEPLAASINPLNDHWTLRDYAALLLSHILWTHGDLVSGLYHQILLSLQKVLSDPVRPLCSHYGAVVGLHALGWKAVERVLFPHLPAYWANLQAVLDDYSVSNAQVKADGHKVYGAILVAVERLLKMKALSLSQPAADAGPSVHSGSAAGVLGYRVSSPGLSPPPEPLSEAALGIASHLQTGGAGCPWEDWTPVPLPAMYCELYSFFGDSLAMRFSTGPGFGGDPAQPGDARKEPPGPASNHDTARKMPQLTANLNISPRQDGSPRTDPPPPSLAATGCGRAVSRSSSASVQRSRSSTSRQGQRQAGPSRDVFPKARFTSPQAGSLVFSFLIGGRQMGRSCRGRRPFQTTFALTPAPAAVPPRAYAHKLPVIGRVGKPVRHWSPSHYSLHLPL, encoded by the exons ATGGCGGAGCGAGAGGAGCGACGCTTCGCCGAAGTGTCACGGGAGTCCATCAAGCTCATGGCGGAGAGCGCCGGCGTAGAGCTCAGTGACGACGTGGCTGCTCTCCTGGCTGAGGACGTCTGCTACCGACTGAGGGAGGCGACGCAG GGCAGCTCTCATTTCATGAGACATGCCAAGAGAAGGAAGCTGACAGTGGAAGACTTCAACAGAGCTCTGCGCTGGAGCAATGTGGAG GTCATCTGTGGTTACGGGTCCCAAGATGCGCTCCCTTTCCGCTCGGTGAAAGAAGGGGAGCTTTTCTTCACAGAGGAGCGTGAGGTCAACCTGGTCGAGTTGGCCTTGGCCACCAACATTCCCAAAGGCTGCGCCGAGACCATGGTTCGAG TGAGCGTTTCCTACCTGGATGGGAAAGGGAACGTGGAACCCCAAGGAATGG TTCCCTCAGCAGTCCAGTCACTGTCGGAGGATCTGTTGAAGTATTACCAGCAGATCACACGGGCCATCCTGGGAGACGACCCTCACCTTATGAAG GTGGCTCTGCTGGACCTGCAGTCCAACTCTAAAATTGCTGCCTTGCTTCCATATTTTGTTTATGTCATCAGTGGG GTGAAGTCAGTGAGCCACGACCTGGAGCAGCTCAACAGGCTCCTGCACATGGTGAAGAGTCTGGTCCAGAACCCCTACCTGTACCTGGGCTCATATGTGCGCAGCCTGGTCTCCAGCGTCATGTACTGCATCCTGGAGCCTCTGGCGGCCTCCATCAACCCGCTCAACGACCACTGGACCCTGAGGGACTACGCCGCCCTGCTTCTCAGCCACATCCTCTG GACTCACGGTGATCTGGTGAGTGGGCTGTACCACCAGATTCTGCTGTCTCTTCAGAAGGTTCTGTCGGATCCCGTCAGACCGCTGTGCTCCCACTATGGCGCCGTGGTGGGCCTCCACGCGCTGGGATGGAAG GCCGTCGAACGAGTTCTTTTTCCGCATCTTCCTGCCTATTGGGCCAACCTGCAGGCTGTGCTGGACGACTATTCAGTTTCCAACGCTCAAGTCAAAGCAGATGGACACAAGGTCTACGGAGCCATCCTG gtggcagtagAGCGCTTGCTGAAGATGAAGGCGCTCTCCCTGTCCCAGCCAGCAGCCGACGCAGGCCCCAGCGTCCATTCGGGGTCGGCGGCGGGCGTTTTGGGCTACAGGGTGAGCTCGCCCGGTCTCAGCCCGCCACCAGAACCTCTGTCTGAGGCCGCCCTAGGCATCGCAAGCCACCTTCAGACGGGTGGCGCCGGCTGCCCGTGGGAAGACTGGACGCCCGTCCCGCTCCCCGCCATGTACTGCGAGCTCTACTCCTTCTTTGGGGATAGCCTGGCCATGCGTTTCAGTACTGGGCCCGGGTTCGGCGGTGACCCGGCGCAGCCCGGCGACGCCAGGAAAGAACCCCCCGGGCCGGCCTCCAATCACGACACCGCTCGGAAAATGCCCCAGCTCACGGCCAACCTCAACATCAGTCCCAGGCAAGACGGAAGTCCACGGACCGACCCGCCCCCACCTAGCCTGGCCGCCACTGGATGCGGAAG GGCGGTGTCCCGGTCCTCGTCTGCCTCCGTCCAGCGGTCGCGATCGTCCACGTCGCGTCAGGGCCAGCGGCAGGCAGGTCCATCTCGCGACGTTTTCCCCAAAGCTCGCTTCACCTCGCCACAGGCGGGGTCTCTCGTCTTCTCCTTCCTCATCGGCGGCAGACAAATGGGCCGCAGTTGCCGGGGCCGCCGCCCTTTCCAGACCACATTTGCCCTCACGCCAGCCCCGGCCGCTGTCCCACCGCGCGCCTACGCCCACAAACTGCCCGTTATCGGTCGGGTGGGAAAACCGGTTCGCCATTGGTCGCCCTCCCACTATTCCCTTCACCTTCCCCTTTAG